A stretch of the Oncorhynchus mykiss isolate Arlee chromosome 23, USDA_OmykA_1.1, whole genome shotgun sequence genome encodes the following:
- the LOC110502434 gene encoding sphingolipid delta(4)-desaturase DES1, translated as MGNRVAREDYEWVYTDQPHADRRKDILAKYPEIKTLMGPDPRLKWIVCMMVIIQFLAFYLVKDLDWKWVLFWTYAFGSCINHSMTLAIHEISHNTAFGNNRAMWNRWFAMFANLPIGLPYSASFKRYHLDHHRYLGGDGIDVDIPTDFEGWFFCTRFRKFVWIILQPLFYAIRPLCINPKPITGLELANVAVQLSFNVALYWLCGAKPVVYMMAGSLLGMGLHPISGHFIAEHYMFLKGHETYSYYGSLNLLTFNVGYHNEHHDFPSIPGRRLPMVKKIASEYYDDLPHYTSWVKVLYDFIMDDQLSPYSRVKRRLKGDVKQE; from the exons CAAAGTACCCAGAAATAAAGACACTCATGGGGCCTGATCCCAGGCTGAAGTGGATTGTTTGCATGATGGTAATCATCCAGTTCTTAGCGTTCTACCTGGTCAAAGACCTGGACTGGAAATGGGTCCTGTTCTGGACTTATGCCTTTGGCAGCTGCATCAACCACTCTATGACCCTGGCCATCCACGAGATCTCCCACAACACGGCATTTGGCAACAACAGGGCCATGTGGAACCGCTGGTTTGCCATGTTTGCTAACCTGCCCATCGGGCTGCCGTATTCTGCCTCCTTTAAGCGCTACCACCTGGACCACCACCGCTACCTGGGAGGAGACGGTATAGACGTAGACATCCCTACTGATTTTGAGGGCTGGTTCTTCTGCACACGCTTCCGCAAGTTTGTCTGGATCATCCTCCAGCCTCTGTTCTACGCCATCCGCCCTCTCTGCATCAACCCCAAGCCCATCACCGGCCTGGAGCTGGCCAACGTGGCCGTGCAGCTGTCCTTCAACGTGGCCCTCTACTGGCTGTGTGGAGCCAAGCCTGTGGTGTACATGATGGCGGGCTCCTTGCTGGGAATGGGCCTGCACCCCATCTCTGGACACTTTATCGCTGAGCACTACATGTTTCTCAAGGGCCATGAGACCTACTCCTACTATGGCTCCCTCAACCTGCTCACCTTCAATGTGGGCTACCACAACGAGCACCACGACTTCCCCAGCATTCCAGGACGTAGGCTACCTATG GTGAAGAAAATAGCATCAGAGTACTATGATGACCTGCCCCACTACACATCGTGGGTGAAGGTCCTGTATGACTTCATTATGGATGACCAGCTCAGCCCCTACTCTCGTGTGAAGAGGAGGCTGAAGGGAGACGTCAAGCAGGAATAA